The sequence AGAAATGCGAGGGCGGAAGACTGGTTGACCACCATAGGCAGGACCGTCCTCAACCCCTGATCTCCCACATTGTAAAGTATGCCGAGGCTCGCAATGGAATTTTCCTTTGCCACCACGCTCGAAAGCAGGGCTACCATCATCCTCCAGTCGAGACCCATGGGGGCGCCAATGAACTGCACCTTACGCCCGATCCAGGCAATGATGCTCGTGTCGATCGTTCCACCGGGGAAATTCGAGAGAAACCATATGACCACGGAAAAAATCAGTATCACCGTGCCGGCCTTCCGCACGAAGGCCGCGGTCCTGCTCCATACCACCAGGCTCACCACCTTGAGGTCAGGCCTGTGGTAGAGGGGCAGCTCCATGATGAAAGGCACGGGCTCGCCCCGAAGAAAGAGCCTGCTGATGATGATACCCGCGATGCCGAGGGCGAAAATATTGAGGGCAACAAGAGACCAGGAGACGGCCAGCGCCTTCTCTCCGAAAATGGCGGCCGCTATAAAGGTCATAGCCGCGAGGCGTCCGGTGCAGGGCACAAAGGGGGTAAGAAATATGGTGAGAAGACGGGCACGGCGAGATTCCACAATGCGCGCCCCCAGCACGGAAGGGACATTGCATCCGAACCCGAGGCACATGGGAAGAAAGCTCTTTCCATGAAGCCCTATGATATGCATGAACCGGTCCATGACGAAGGCCGCCCGGGCCATATAGCCCACGTCTTCCAAAAAGGCCATGGCAGTAAAAAATATGATAAGGAGGGGGATAAATGTCAGAATAGATCCGACGCCCCCGATGACCCCGTTCACCACGAGCCCCCTCACCCAGCCGGGAGCGAAAGAGAGAGAGCCGTCAATCCATTTTCCGAGGCCGCTCATGAGGGACTCAAGCCCCTTCTGGGCAGGGAAACCGACCTCAAAGGTGAGGGCGAATATAATGCCCAGTATGGCGAGAAGGACCGGGATGCCGATCACCGGACGGGTAAGGAGGTGGTCGATACGGTCCGTGATCAGCACCTGGCCTCTCTTGAACCGTGATATGGTCGCCCGCGTGACGTCCTCGATCCAGTCATATCTCCCGCCCACTACCGCACGGAGTGCATCCTCGTGCATGATGAGAAGGGACATTACCTCATCCCACACTTCCACCGGGACAAGCTCCTCCATAAGCCGGGCGATCTCGGGATCCCCCTCCATGAGCTTTATCGCGATCCAGCCGCTTGTAAGGGGCGGCGAGATATGGTCGTCCATCAGCTCCGCGAGACGATGATAAATCTGCCGGTGATCTTCCGATACTTCGGGCATGGCGGGACTGTAGGGAAGCTCCCGTTTTGCCAGCCTTACCGCATCCGAGATAAGCTCTTTTATGCCTCTGTTCTTGGTGGCGACGAGATAGACTACCGGTATTCCGAGGGCCCTGCGTAGCGCATCCACGTCGATATGGATACCCTGGCCTTCGGCAACGTCGGTCATGTTGACTCCCACGATTACCGGAGGGCCGAGAAGGAGCAATTCGGAAAGAAGATAGAGGCTTCGCTCGAGGGCAGAGGCATTTACAAGGAGTATAATCGCGTCCGGATGCTCCTGGATGATAAAATCACGGGCTACTCTCTCCTCTTCGGAAAATGCGCTCAGGCTATAGGTCCCGGGCAGGTCCACGATCCTGATCTCGCTACGGTCCGTGAGGTAGACCCCTTCCTTCCTCTCCACTGTTTTCCCCGGCCAGTTTCCCACGTGCTGGGAGAGGCCGGTAAGCACATTGAACACCGTCGATTTTCCTACGTTAGGCTGTCCCGCGAGGGCGATAAGAAAGGTCTCCCTTTCTTCTTTCTCCTTTTTCCGTGCTTCCGGGAAATGCGCCCTGATTACCTCTATGGAAGCAGCCTGATTATGACCAAGGGCAATCCGGGTATCCGACGCGAAGACGATCACAAGCCTGCCGCTATTCCGAAGCACTTTTATCCGGGTGCCGGGCATTATGCCCATTCCGGCGAACCTGCTCATGAGACTTTTCCCGCCGGACAGGTGATAGACTATCCCCTCTTCCCCCTCCTGAAGCTCGGTGATAGGTAAAGGTCCCTCATCCATTTCTTCCTGCGCCTTCCATCAAATCGGATTAACCCTTAATTCATGCAAGAGATTGTACTGCAATTGATAAGTCTTACTATGCCTGACCGGCAGGTGTCAAATGATCGCGCGGGAGGGTAATGTATCATCTCTTGTGTCACCAAAGAAAATGGGGTACCTTTCGTTGTCATTGCACGGCCAAGTACGTAGACAAGGAGAAGATACCCCATGAAACAGCAACTGGTAGTGAAGAATCTATCACAGGCGATGAGATTGGTAAAGGAAATGGATAAGGACCGGTGGTCGGATGAATGCCGTGAGATCGGACGGAATGCCATAGGGGTCTTCTTGCGGGACCGGATGAAGGAATCCATTTCTGATTACCTGGGCCGTCT is a genomic window of Syntrophorhabdaceae bacterium containing:
- the feoB gene encoding ferrous iron transport protein B; the protein is MDEGPLPITELQEGEEGIVYHLSGGKSLMSRFAGMGIMPGTRIKVLRNSGRLVIVFASDTRIALGHNQAASIEVIRAHFPEARKKEKEERETFLIALAGQPNVGKSTVFNVLTGLSQHVGNWPGKTVERKEGVYLTDRSEIRIVDLPGTYSLSAFSEEERVARDFIIQEHPDAIILLVNASALERSLYLLSELLLLGPPVIVGVNMTDVAEGQGIHIDVDALRRALGIPVVYLVATKNRGIKELISDAVRLAKRELPYSPAMPEVSEDHRQIYHRLAELMDDHISPPLTSGWIAIKLMEGDPEIARLMEELVPVEVWDEVMSLLIMHEDALRAVVGGRYDWIEDVTRATISRFKRGQVLITDRIDHLLTRPVIGIPVLLAILGIIFALTFEVGFPAQKGLESLMSGLGKWIDGSLSFAPGWVRGLVVNGVIGGVGSILTFIPLLIIFFTAMAFLEDVGYMARAAFVMDRFMHIIGLHGKSFLPMCLGFGCNVPSVLGARIVESRRARLLTIFLTPFVPCTGRLAAMTFIAAAIFGEKALAVSWSLVALNIFALGIAGIIISRLFLRGEPVPFIMELPLYHRPDLKVVSLVVWSRTAAFVRKAGTVILIFSVVIWFLSNFPGGTIDTSIIAWIGRKVQFIGAPMGLDWRMMVALLSSVVAKENSIASLGILYNVGDQGLRTVLPMVVNQSSALAFLVVLMIFVPCVPTITVMRQEMESWRWFSFSMLFMLCLSLACGIAAFHIAPVLGL